AATTGAAACTTCCTTCATTAACAGTGGTTCAGGCTCCCAAAATTTGAAGGGCCTCAAGATTCAATGCGATGACAAATCTCTTTGGGACAGTAGTTTTGAAGACGTTGCCCGCTCTGGGATGGATACACTTTTCAACTACAACGAAAACGGATCCCAGACTTTCCCTGGTTCCACCGTTTTCAAGTACCTGCAACAAACCTTGGCCAACAAGATGGGAGGTACGTACCCTATATATTCATTTCGCTGATTTACTTCATTTATGGCAAGAGTTAAGACCAGAacaatgtttttcttcttcacttgctTCCAATTTATATTCTCTTTCTTATTCATAATCTGGCAGAAAGGAAAATCGAAATCCAGAATCCAGTTGCCATATTGACTAAGCTATTAAGCAGCATGGCATATGGAAGCAACGACGAGTCCCTTCCCAACAATCCAAGCCCCACTCCAAATCTCCTCCGCCACTTGTCTAGAATCGTTCAGTCCTTCAACAACTCTGAAGAAGGGAAACAAGATTTCAGCCACGCCTAGATCAAGAGAACTGCAACTGGAGATTCCTTCAACAACCTCGGATCAGGCTCCCAAACTTTCAGAGAGGCCGAGATTCGTTGTGGTGAGGAATCCAGAAAACCGAGTAGATCTACTTTGCCCCGGAAAGGAGACCATCTCCACTCCTTCAATAATAAGGGATCCCAGTGTTTCAACGGTTTCAAACACAACTGACCACTTACCAGCTTTCTCATCTATCCATTTCTCTCTGCTCTATAGCTTTTATGATTTCCGGACTTTTGCTTCAAACATAATTAGGTTTTTTCACAAAATCACATATAGATGCTGAAATTATTTTTGTGATAATATCTTACCTCAATGTAATTAATCGTATAGATAAACTGTACATAGATATTCCTTTTGAGATTCATTGTAACTATTAGTGTCGgaattgaaattgttttagAGAAGAGATCCCAATCAAAGTGagattgaaattgtttttgagaAGAGATCCAAATTAAAGTTTGGTAAGATTGTTAAGTAGCTATGCATTGGTTCAAGTCGGATCTTAGAAGTTATATGATTCTTGAATTATCAGGTGTAATATGTTCCTTTctgattcttgtaattgttctttTCTAAACTTGTAAAAAGTGTGTAAAGTTGTaaggtcagagggtgttctgattaAGGTTGGGTGAAAGGCAAAGAGGGTAAGTGTTCTTGTGGTTTCAAGAACACCTCTTTATGACTTTGAGTGTGTGTAATATGTAATTGATTGCTAGTGGAAACCCAGAGTGGTTGTTCTGGAGACTAGATGTAGTTCagagttgagtgaaccagtataaattggctgtgtaatctctctctcactccttataaactgtttgatttgattattgttgttgtcataaacaaccggttaaaacgaagttTAAATCGATTGATATTCTACAAATCGTTTCAATTACCTTGTTTGATTGTTGTTAAAA
The sequence above is a segment of the Phaseolus vulgaris cultivar G19833 chromosome 2, P. vulgaris v2.0, whole genome shotgun sequence genome. Coding sequences within it:
- the LOC137811736 gene encoding uncharacterized protein yields the protein MVAKKDNRCEKFAFQKSFNNLRSQDFTKIMISGPRIETSFINSGSGSQNLKGLKIQCDDKSLWDSSFEDVARSGMDTLFNYNENGSQTFPGSTVFKYLQQTLANKMGERKIEIQNPVAILTKLLSSMAYGSNDESLPNNPSPTPNLLRHLSRIVQSFNNSEEGKQDFSHA